One Comamonas odontotermitis genomic window, TCAACGTGCTGTTTGCCACCGACCTGACCAAGTTCGTGCGCGAAGGCAATACGCGCGGCCTGTTCAAGGGCCGCCCGGTGGTGAGCGTGCTGAGCGGCGAGCCTGAGTACCTGGATGCCTTGAAGAGTGAAACGCCCGATGGCTGGATCGTGACGGGCTACCCGGTGCACACGCTCAAGACGCCCGAGCACAAGGCTTTCTTCGACGCCTACCAGGCCAGGTACAAGGATTACCCGCGCCAGGGATCGGTGGTGGGCTACGCGGGCATCAAGTCGCTGGCCGAAGGCATCAAAAAAGCGGGTAGCACCGAGACCGAAGCGCTGGTCAAGGCCTTTGAGGGGCTGGAGGTGGTTTCGCCCTTTGGCAAGATCACCTGGCGCGCCCAGGATCACCAGTCGACCATGGGCGCCTTTGTGGGCCGGCTCAAGAAAGTCAAGGGCAAGGGCGAGCTGGTGGACTATGTGTACCGCGATGGCAAGGATTACCTGCCCTCGGATGATGAGGTGAAAAAGCTGCGGCCGAATCCATGACGCACCCCCTGTGCCGCTGCGCGGCGGCGCTTCTTCGCCGTCTCGCAGAGCGTGAAATATCCTCCCCCTGTGGCGCTGCACGCCTTCCTGCCCCTGCGCCGCACAGCGTTGCGCGGAAACGGACGCCATGAGTTTTTCCGGCCTGTTGGTTCAACTGCTGGGGGGCCTGGCGGGGGCTTCGTCGCTGTTTCTGGTGGCGGCGGGTCTGTCGCTGATCTTTGGCGTGTGCCGCATCGTCAACTTTGCCCATGGCTCGTTCTACATGGTGGGGCTGTATGCGGCCTATGCCATTGCCGAGGCGTTGCTGCCGCTGGCAACCTGGGGCGAAGGCTGGGCGTTCTGGCTGTCGATTCCGCTCGCCGCCCTCGGTGTGGGGATGCTGGGTGCGGTGGTGGAGGTGCTGCTGCTGCGCCGCATCTACAAGGCGCCAGAGCTTTTTCAGCTGCTGGCCACGTTTGCGCTGGTGCTGGTCATCAAGGACGCGGTGCTGTGGCTGTGCGGGCCTGATGAACTGCTGGGCCCGCGCGCGCCGGGGCTGGGCGGCGCGGTCGATATCCTGGGGCGCGCGTTTCCTTCTTATGATCTATTTTTGATAGCAGCTGGCCCTCTGGTGTTGGGCGCTACCTGGCTTTTATTGCACAAGACACGCTTTGGCATGCTGGTGCGCGCTGCCACCCAGGACCGCGAGATGGTGGGCGCGCTGGGCGTGCGCCAGGCCTGGCTGTTCACCGCAGTGTTTGCCTTGGGCGCGGCGCTGGCAGGCCTGGGCGGCGCGCTGCAACTGCCGCGCGAGCCCGCCACGCTGGAGCTGGATCTGCAGACCATCGGCTCGGCCTTCGTCGTGGTGGTGGTGGGCGGCATGGGGTCGCTCACCGGCGCCTTCGTGGCCGCGCTCCTGGTGTCGGTGGTCAAGGCCGTCTGCGTGTGGCTGGGCGTGGTACAGATTGCCGGGGTGGATGTGGCCTTTCCGCAGCTGACCCTGATGGTGGATTTTCTGGTGATGGCCGTGGTGCTGGTGGTACGGCCCTGGGGCCTCTTTGGCAAGCCGCAGGCGGCCAGCCGCACGCAGGGCCTGCGCGAACAACCCCTGCACCCGCTGCAGCCGGCGTTCTGGGCCGCGGGCGGGGTGCTGCTGCTGGGCTTGCTGGCGCTGCCGTGGGTGGTGGG contains:
- a CDS encoding ABC transporter permease, with translation MSFSGLLVQLLGGLAGASSLFLVAAGLSLIFGVCRIVNFAHGSFYMVGLYAAYAIAEALLPLATWGEGWAFWLSIPLAALGVGMLGAVVEVLLLRRIYKAPELFQLLATFALVLVIKDAVLWLCGPDELLGPRAPGLGGAVDILGRAFPSYDLFLIAAGPLVLGATWLLLHKTRFGMLVRAATQDREMVGALGVRQAWLFTAVFALGAALAGLGGALQLPREPATLELDLQTIGSAFVVVVVGGMGSLTGAFVAALLVSVVKAVCVWLGVVQIAGVDVAFPQLTLMVDFLVMAVVLVVRPWGLFGKPQAASRTQGLREQPLHPLQPAFWAAGGVLLLGLLALPWVVGADSYTLVLLVDLLIAALFAASLHFLMGPAGLYSFGHAAYFGLGAYGAALLLSALHLPMELALLLAPLAAAAGGLLFGWFAVRLTGVYFSMLTLAFAQITWATTFQWDSVTGGSNGLTGVWPAAWLEDKRWFYLLTLALVTAGVLWLWRVLYAPLGYALRAGRDSPLRAEAIGIPVAKVQWLGFVLASGVAGLAGALFAFSKGSISPETMSVAKSVDGLVMVLLGGVQTLVGPVVGAFSFTWLHDALARNTDYWRAALGGVILLLVLIFPQGIAGYAAQWSAWWKARGEARLPR